One genomic window of Ciona intestinalis chromosome 7, KH, whole genome shotgun sequence includes the following:
- the LOC100185285 gene encoding uncharacterized protein LOC100185285 translates to MDFVITSVQQVTDGNQNQSLPGDITVSTENEFRSNTPQESWSFSSCFPKCGINSRYFCTCGLGVALLLAGSCCLILYFVQSRLLLIPALALFIVGIVVSSIGEWYCRIKIRHRQVQARRERERISDEDCERVAQAVQRQIAAQAAANDQPPSYFTLAALPTVSSLSNDAYVTDEEEAPPYTAYDVTKDVLPSYSEATNKLHKQ, encoded by the exons ATGGACTTTGTGATTACATCGGTACAGCAAGTTACTGACGGAAACCAAAACCAATCTTTGCCTGGAGATATTACTGT GTCGACTGAAAATGAGTTTCGGTCAAACACACCGCAAGAAAGTTGGTCGTTTTCAAGCTGTTTCCCGAAATGTGGAATAAATTCAAGATATTTCTGCACATGTGGTCTAGGTGTCGCTTTGCTGCTTGCTGGAAGTTGTTGTTTGATTCTGTATTTTGTTCAAAGTCGATTACTGCTTATTCCAGCTCTAGCACTGTTTATAGTTG GCATAGTCGTTAGCTCAATTGGAGAATGGTACTGTAGGATTAAGATCCGCCACAGACAAGTACAGGCGAGAAGGGAACGCGAAAGAATCAGCGACGAAGATTGTGAGAGAGTCGCTCAAGCAGTACAGCGACAAATTGCAGCACAGGCGGCTGCAAACGACCAGCCCCCATCTTACTTCACACTCGCCGCCCTGCCGACTGTTTCGTCGCTTAGCAACGATGCTTACGTCACAGACGAGGAAGAAGCGCCCCCCTATACAGCTTACGATGTCACGAAAGATGTTTTACCATCGTACAGTGAAGCTACCAATAAGTTgcacaaacaataa
- the LOC100182971 gene encoding uncharacterized protein LOC100182971, with protein sequence MGSCCSRKKDKRNGKERSCLRSFFCCCGRSKRNEAGSSNRPHTLPAEGMVPTYDVTACKRPKIQTETAMTSTTACMMTNFHRNERPTAVQCSSATGPPSSPYYIRLDESRNAENGERIHVNSEPKVVRIRDDDLETSTKM encoded by the exons ATGGGATCGTGTTGCTCAAGGAAAAAAGACAAGCGCAACGGAAAAG AACGTTCGTGTTTACGAAGTTTTTTCTGCTGCTGCGGCCGAAGCAAGAGAAACGAAGCTGGCTCTTCCAATCGACCGCACACACTCCCTGCTGAAGGTATGGTTCCGACCTACGACGTTACGGCTTGCAAACGACCAAAAATTCAAACGGAAACTGCCATGACGTCAACCACTGCGTGTATGATGACGAATTTTCACAGAAACGAGCGACCGACAGCGGTACAGTGTTCGTCTGCCACAGGACCACCCTCCTCGCCTTATTACATTCGATTAGACGAATCACGCAACGCTGAAAACGGGGAACGAATTCATGTTAACTCCGAACCGAAAGTTGTCAGAATTCGAGACGATGATTTGGAGACTTCAACCAAAATGTGA
- the LOC104265826 gene encoding monoglyceride lipase-like encodes MSDSNNKVVKTFSGKLFSDMSHFVNADGLHIFTNCWEPKGDVNFLVCMLHGFGGHCIRFNELASYFTEIGGLVFSHDHIGHGESEGSRTTVDDYNKLIRDTYQHVDIMVEKYPGKPVYIFGQSMGGALAVLAAHAKPTLFKGVILVGPMLLIDPGLQSSFRRVLVKMAAYLLPNVVLTSLPESRGSRDQDEIKISQEDPLKSCDVKSEMALQLLRIGEQLEVVMPQFTCPFITLHGGDDSTCSVEASKLIHRVAKSEDKTLKIYELCRHDLVHELQEDRIKCFTDIQNWLKERLQLNS; translated from the exons ATGAGTGACTCTAATAACAAAG tggtCAAAACCTTCAGTGGGAAACTGTTTAGCGATATGAGTCACTTTGTGAATGCGGACGGTCTTCATATTTTTACCAACTGTTGGGAACCTAAAGGAGATGTTAA CTTCCTGGTTTGTATGTTACATGGGTTTGGTGGTCACTGCATTCGATTCAATGAACTTGCTTCGTATTTCACAGAAATTGGAGGCCTGGTGTTCAGCCATGATCATA TTGGTCATGGAGAGAGTGAAGGATCACGAACAACTGTTGACGATTACAACAAGTTGATACGAGACACTTATCAACATGTTGATATTATGGTGGAAAAATATCCCGGAAAACCTGTGTATATTTTCGGACAATCAATG GGAGGAGCATTAGCTGTACTTGCTGCACATGCAAAACCAACCTTGTTCAAAGGAGTTATTCTAGTTGGACCAATGTTGTTAATAGATCCTGGATTACAATCTTCATTCAGG AGGGTCTTGGTAAAAATGGCTGCATATTTGCTGCCTAATGTTGTTCTAACTTCACTACCAGAATCAAGGGGTTCAAGGGACCAGGATGAG ATAAAAATTAGCCAAGAAGATCCGCTAAAAAGCTGTGATGTGAAAAGTGAAATGGCATTACAACTTCTACGCATTGGAGAGCAGTTAGAAGTAGTGATGCCACAATTTACGTGCCCATTCATtaccttgcatggtggggaTGATTCCACATGCAGTGTTGAAGCATCAAAGTTGATACATAGGGTTGCTAAAAGCGAAGATAAAACTTTAAAG ATATATGAACTATGTCGTCATGATTTGGTCCATGAACTACAAGAAGATAGAATCAAATGTTTTACTGATATTCAGAATTGGCTGAAAGAAAGATTGCAACTCAATTCTTAG
- the LOC100177467 gene encoding phosphatidylinositol-glycan biosynthesis class W protein-like, with the protein MDLQDAWKAKKESFVSGLNGTSFLEVTICSAAYPLCVLVRALVLGVLPKPMLNSNSFRYVLDFLLVVFPIIIMLTGLSEFIFEAALIVLVSITLYFKTFFKKKNISETTRIQAAYVSKLYYKHQVQDIGEDYVKESDYFFGENVDSNIIEVLSSKLPFLTSFRVSVNAVTCICILAVDFNIFPRRFAKAENFGMGVLDLGVGSFVVSNALVSQAARNWNKIGGRSGLNKSFSFLFFQLFSSWPLFLFGFLRLASVKLSGYHEHVSEYGVHWNFFFTLAVVKVLATVILFIFPLEFCSPLAVAIAASYQYLLSGNNEKMTQLIFGSNREGGLLMQNKEGIASCLGYLSLYFAGVQLGAFIFKERRTLAKWKEAAKELLGCTLMLWSLLHFSNYAIQPISRRLANVSYCIWILSQSTLMLFLFLMVDILTTQNINAGYLPNESMPDPWLMEKPKEDTKIDYNPPPPKKCLISAINRNQLLFFLLSNLMTGAVNGLFDTQAVSNTNSIVIITIYAVCVTFITWLLHIKQITIKMW; encoded by the coding sequence ATGGATCTTCAGGATGCGTGGAAAGCAAAAAAGGAAAGTTTTGTATCCGGCTTAAATGGGACTTCGTTTCTGGAAGTAACAATTTGCTCTGCAGCATATCCTTTATGCGTTTTGGTTCGCGCATTAGTGTTAGGCGTCCTACCAAAGCCAATGCTGAATTCAAACAGCTTTAGATACGTCCTGGATTTCCTACTAGTTGTTTTCCCGATTATTATTATGCTGACTGGCTTATCAGAGTTCATATTTGAAGCAGCTTTGATAGTTCTGGTGTCAATTACTTTGtactttaaaacattttttaaaaagaagaaCATTTCTGAAACAACTCGCATTCAAGCAGCTTATGTGAGTAAATTATATTACAAACATCAAGTTCAAGATATAGGAGAGGATTATGTGAAAGAAAGTGACTATTTCTTTGGTGAAAACGTCGACAGTAATATAATTGAGGTTTTATCTTCAAAACTCCCATTTTTAACTTCGTTCCGAGTCTCTGTTAACGCTGTTACTTGCATATGTATACTCGCCGTTGATTTCAATATATTTCCTCGGCGATTTGCGAAAGCTGAAAATTTCGGAATGGGAGTATTAGACCTTGGAGTTGGtagttttgttgtttctaaCGCTCTTGTCAGTCAAGCTGCAAGAAACTGGAACAAAATTGGTGGAAGGAGCGGGTTGAATAAAAGCTTCTCGTTTCTGTTTTTTCAGTTATTCAGCTCATGgcctttgtttttgtttggatTTCTAAGATTGGCTTCAGTCAAATTATCTGGCTACCATGAGCATGTGTCCGAGTATGGAGTGCATTGGAACTTTTTCTTCACACTTGCTGTGGTAAAAGTGCTGGCAACTGTCATTTTGTTCATATTTCCCCTGGAATTCTGTTCACCTCTGGCAGTTGCAATTGCAGCATCATATCAATACCTTTTAAGTGGAAATAACGAAAAAATGACCCAACTGATTTTTGGTAGCAATCGGGAAGGCGGTCTGCTGATGCAAAATAAAGAAGGTATAGCATCCTGTCTGGGTTACTTATCACTTTACTTTGCTGGTGTACAGTTGGGTGCTTTCATATTTAAAGAACGTAGAACTCTTGCCAAGTGGAAAGAGGCCGCAAAGGAGCTTTTAGGTTGCACCTTAATGCTATGGTCGTTGCTACACTTTAGCAACTACGCTATACAGCCCATATCTCGCAGGTTAGCAAATGTTTCTTACTGCATATGGATTCTTTCGCAATCTACGTTGATGTTATTCCTGTTCCTTATGGTGGATATTCTCACCACACAGAATATCAATGCAGGTTATCTACCCAATGAAAGCATGCCTGATCCATGGCTTATGGAAAAACCAAAAGAAGACACAAAAATTGACTACAACCCCCCACCCCCTAAGAAATGTCTGATATCTGCTATAAATCGAAACCagcttttgttttttcttctaaGCAACTTGATGACTGGAGCAGTGAACGGTTTATTTGACACTCAAGCTGTCAGCAACACAAATTCTATTGTTATAATCACAATATATGCAGtttgtgtaacttttattACATGGCTACTGCACATAAAACAGATTACAATTAAAATGtggtaa